TCCCGTCGGTGTCCGCGCAGCCCGAGCACGCCTTTGACGTGCGGCGCAGCGCCGACTGGCTCGCGAGCAGGCTCAAGGAGACCGGGTTCCCGACCGCGGAGGTCTGGCAGACACCGGGCGCACCCGCCGTTTACGCCGAGTGGCCCTCGGACGACCCGCAGGCGCCCACGGTCCTCGTCTACGGCCACCACGACGTGCAGCCCGCCGCACGCGAGGACGGCTGGGACAGCGACCCCTTCGAACCCGTCGTCCGCGACAACCGCCTCTACGCGCGCGGGGCGGCCGACGACAAGGGCCAGGTCTTCTTCCACACCCTCGGTGTCCGCGCCCACCTCGCCGCCACCGGCCGCACCACCCCGGCCGTCAGCCTGAAGCTGCTGATCGAGGGCGAGGAGGAGTCCGGCTCCCCGTACTTCCGGGCACTGGTCGAGGAGCATGCGGGGCGGCTCGCCGCCGACGCGGTGATCGTCTCCGACACCGGTATGTGGTCCGAGGACACCCCCACGGTGTGTACGGGCATGCGCGGCCTCGCCGAGTGCGAGATCCGGCTGTACGGCCCCGACCAGGACATCCACTCCGGGTCCTTCGGCGGCGCCGTCCCCAACCCGGCGACAGCCGTCGCCCGTCTCGTCGCCGCCCTGCACGACGAGCACGCGCGCGTGGCGATCCCCGGTTTCTACGACGGTGTCGTCGACCTCACCGACCGTGAGCGCGCCCTGTTCGCGGAGCTGCCCTTCGACGAGCGGCAGTGGCTGCGCACCGCGAAGTCGTACGCCACCCACGGTGAGGCCGGGTTCACCACCCTGGAGCGCGTCTGGGCCCGTCCCACCGCCGAGGTCAACGGCATCGGCGGTGGCTACCAGGGCCCCGGCAGCAAGACGATCGTCCCGTCCTCGGCGATGGTGAAGCTGTCCTTCCGCCTGGTCGCCGGGCAGGACCCCGACCACGTCGAGCGGGCCGTCCGCGCCTGGGCCGCCGACCAGGTGCCCGCCGGGATCCGGCACGAGATCGCCTTCTCGGCGGCCACCCGCCCGTGCCTGACGCCCCTGGACCACCCCGCGCTCCAGTCCGTCGTACGCGCCATGAGCCGCGCCTTCGGCGAACCCGTCCGGTACACGCGCGAGGGCGGCTCAGGACCGGCCGCCGACCTGCAGGAAGTCCTCGGCGCTCCGGTCCTCTTCCTGGGCATCTCCGTCCCCTCCGACGGCTGGCACGCCCCGAACGAGAAGGTCGAGCTCGACCTGCTTCTCAAGGGCGCCGAAACCAGCGCGTACCTGTGGGCTGACCTCGCCGAACACTGGCGCCATGCGCCCTGACCGTCCGGGCCGGGGATGTGCCCCGCGCGGGGCACACTGGAGAGGCCGCCCGCAGCACGGAGCAGCGCCGGACCCGGTCGCCTCCTGCCGCACGACCCGCTGAACCGCCGCTGAATCAACCGTTCCACCGGGGGAGTTGGAAGCACCCGTGACCACCTGGACCGACCACACCGCCGACCGACCCATCTCACTCACCGCCCCCAGCGGCATCGACCGTGCCGCGCACCACCGGCTCGACGAGGCCTGGCTCGCGGCGGCGTGGAGCCACCCCTCGACCCGCTGCTTCGTGGTCTCCGGCGGCCAGGTCCTCATCGACGAGACACCCGACGGACGTACCGAACTCGTCATGAGTCCGTCCTTCGAAGCCCCGCTCACCGAGGCGCACCGCTACTTCCTGGGCATCGACGAGGACGGCGTCAGCTACTTCGCGCTCCAGAAGGACGCGCTGCCCGGCCGCATGGACCAGTCCGCGCGCCCGGCGGGCCTGCGCGAGGCCGGGCTGCTGCTGTCGCCGCGCGACGCGGGGCTGATGGTGCACGCCGTCGGTCTGGAGAACTGGCAGCGCACCCACCGCTTCTGCTCCCGCTGCGGCGAACGCACGGTGATCGCGGCGGCCGGGCACATCCGCCGCTGCCCCGCCTGCGGCGCCGAGCACTACCCGCGCACCGACCCCGCCGTGATCATGGCGGTCACCGACGAGGACGACCGCATCCTGCTCGGCCGCCAGGTCCACTGGCCCGAGGGGCGCTTCTCCACGCTGGCCGGCTTCGTCGAGCCCGGCGAGTCCATCGAGCAGTCGGTACGCCGCGAGGTCCGCGAGGAGGCCGGCGTCACCGTCGGCGAGGTCGAGTACGTCGCCAGCCAGCCCTGGCCGTTCCCGTCCAGCCTGATGCTCGGCTTCATGGCCCGCGCCACGTCCACGGAGATCGAGGTCGACGGCGACGAGATCCACGAGGCCCGCTGGTTCTCCCGAGACGAACTGTGCGCCGCCTTCGAGTCCGGCGAGGTGCTGCCGCCGTACGGCATCTCCATCGCCGCCCGCCTGATCGAACTCTGGTACGGCAAGCCCCTCCCGACACGCAGCGCGGCCTGACCCGACGGGGCGGACGTGCCCTTGGCTGTCCCTGTCGACGCGCGACGCGGCGTGGCAGGGCG
This region of Streptomyces chromofuscus genomic DNA includes:
- the nudC gene encoding NAD(+) diphosphatase, with the translated sequence MTTWTDHTADRPISLTAPSGIDRAAHHRLDEAWLAAAWSHPSTRCFVVSGGQVLIDETPDGRTELVMSPSFEAPLTEAHRYFLGIDEDGVSYFALQKDALPGRMDQSARPAGLREAGLLLSPRDAGLMVHAVGLENWQRTHRFCSRCGERTVIAAAGHIRRCPACGAEHYPRTDPAVIMAVTDEDDRILLGRQVHWPEGRFSTLAGFVEPGESIEQSVRREVREEAGVTVGEVEYVASQPWPFPSSLMLGFMARATSTEIEVDGDEIHEARWFSRDELCAAFESGEVLPPYGISIAARLIELWYGKPLPTRSAA
- a CDS encoding dipeptidase — its product is MSQTPDSAVRTYLDEHRAAFLEGLAEWLRVPSVSAQPEHAFDVRRSADWLASRLKETGFPTAEVWQTPGAPAVYAEWPSDDPQAPTVLVYGHHDVQPAAREDGWDSDPFEPVVRDNRLYARGAADDKGQVFFHTLGVRAHLAATGRTTPAVSLKLLIEGEEESGSPYFRALVEEHAGRLAADAVIVSDTGMWSEDTPTVCTGMRGLAECEIRLYGPDQDIHSGSFGGAVPNPATAVARLVAALHDEHARVAIPGFYDGVVDLTDRERALFAELPFDERQWLRTAKSYATHGEAGFTTLERVWARPTAEVNGIGGGYQGPGSKTIVPSSAMVKLSFRLVAGQDPDHVERAVRAWAADQVPAGIRHEIAFSAATRPCLTPLDHPALQSVVRAMSRAFGEPVRYTREGGSGPAADLQEVLGAPVLFLGISVPSDGWHAPNEKVELDLLLKGAETSAYLWADLAEHWRHAP